In Microbacterium galbinum, a single window of DNA contains:
- the sufD gene encoding Fe-S cluster assembly protein SufD: MTSQTTTPTASHYSSAHVDPAAQVADAGFVPVQTRSERPHSFEPADFGVPTGREVNWKHTPVAKLTALFETAAQNDGVAYEFSAGEQYLAAPLAIGAAPRGEFFRGEDITGAVAWQGATEAMHIRIPREEEVAEPILLTIEGRGAEKRADAHIVIEALEHSSATVVLNHIGAAQYAQNVEIIARAGSRLTVVTLQQWQDAAVHTSAHQARVDADAVLKHFVISFGGGVVRVNPNVELAGAGSEGYLYGLSYADAGQHLESQVYLHHKGPHTKGDVLYKGALQGESAHSVWIGDVLIGPDATGTDSYEANRNLVLTEGARADSIPNLEIETGDILGAGHASATGRFDDEQLFYLQARGITEEEARRLVVLGFLTDIVQRLGIPALESELLAAIEAELAAVSA, encoded by the coding sequence ATGACCTCCCAGACGACGACGCCCACGGCGTCGCATTATTCGAGCGCGCACGTCGACCCGGCGGCGCAGGTGGCGGACGCCGGCTTCGTGCCGGTGCAGACCCGCTCCGAACGCCCGCACTCCTTCGAGCCCGCCGATTTCGGCGTGCCGACGGGGCGCGAGGTGAACTGGAAGCACACCCCTGTCGCGAAGCTGACGGCGCTCTTCGAGACCGCCGCGCAGAACGACGGCGTCGCCTACGAGTTCTCCGCCGGCGAGCAGTACCTCGCGGCACCGCTCGCGATCGGCGCGGCTCCTCGCGGCGAGTTCTTCCGCGGCGAGGACATCACCGGCGCGGTTGCCTGGCAGGGTGCCACGGAGGCGATGCACATCCGCATCCCGCGTGAGGAAGAGGTCGCGGAGCCGATCCTCCTCACCATCGAGGGTCGCGGTGCCGAGAAGCGCGCCGACGCCCACATCGTGATCGAGGCTCTCGAGCACAGCTCGGCGACCGTCGTGCTGAACCACATCGGTGCCGCGCAGTACGCGCAGAACGTCGAGATCATCGCCCGCGCCGGGTCGCGTCTCACCGTGGTGACCCTCCAGCAGTGGCAGGATGCCGCGGTGCACACGTCGGCGCATCAGGCCCGTGTCGATGCGGATGCCGTGCTCAAGCACTTCGTCATCAGCTTCGGTGGCGGTGTGGTGCGCGTGAACCCCAACGTGGAGCTCGCGGGTGCAGGCTCGGAGGGCTACCTCTACGGTCTGTCGTACGCCGACGCCGGCCAGCACCTCGAGAGCCAGGTCTACCTGCACCACAAGGGCCCGCACACCAAGGGCGACGTCCTGTACAAGGGCGCGCTGCAGGGCGAGAGCGCCCACAGCGTCTGGATCGGCGATGTGCTGATCGGCCCGGATGCCACCGGCACCGACTCCTACGAGGCGAACCGCAACCTCGTGCTCACCGAGGGCGCCCGCGCCGACTCGATCCCGAACCTCGAGATCGAGACGGGCGACATCCTCGGCGCCGGACACGCGAGCGCGACGGGTCGTTTCGACGACGAGCAGCTCTTCTACCTGCAGGCTCGTGGTATCACCGAGGAGGAGGCACGCCGTCTCGTCGTGCTCGGCTTCCTCACCGACATCGTCCAGCGCCTCGGCATCCCGGCGCTCGAGTCCGAACTCCTCGCTGCGATCGAGGCGGAGCTCGCGGCGGTATCGGCATGA
- a CDS encoding MalY/PatB family protein — protein sequence MLEVKALPLSELRRRTSEKWREYPEDVLPLFVAETDFPLAPEITASLQRALDLGDTGYIASRTPLKEAYAAFAERRFGWAPDPSLMRSTADVSMGIVEILRRVTQPGERVVVTPPVYPPFYDLVAEAGAEVERVPLRDTGTRWELDLDGIRAAFDDGATAILLCNPHNPTGTVHDRDALAALADLAAEFGAAVVSDEIHAPLAQPGTGFTPFLAVNDAARRVGYAVVSASKAFNLAGLKCALMVAADETTYAVLRDLPIEVVWRTGQFGLIAAVAAFSEESDPWLDGLLRTLDQNRILLEDLLVRHLPGARYRLPDAGYLAWIDLRPLGWGDNPSRRILREAKVALHNGSAFGDEGTGFARLNFGTSPEILTEAIERIAALVGR from the coding sequence ATGCTCGAGGTGAAGGCGCTGCCTCTCTCCGAGCTGCGCCGACGCACGAGCGAGAAATGGCGCGAGTACCCCGAGGACGTCCTGCCGCTGTTCGTGGCGGAGACGGATTTCCCGCTCGCACCGGAGATCACGGCGTCGCTCCAGCGTGCGCTCGATCTCGGTGACACGGGGTACATCGCGTCGCGGACTCCCCTGAAGGAGGCCTACGCGGCGTTCGCCGAGCGCAGGTTCGGGTGGGCGCCCGACCCGTCGCTCATGCGCAGCACGGCGGATGTGAGCATGGGGATCGTCGAGATCCTCCGCCGGGTCACCCAACCGGGGGAGCGCGTCGTCGTCACCCCTCCGGTGTACCCGCCCTTCTACGACCTCGTCGCGGAGGCCGGCGCGGAGGTCGAGCGCGTGCCCCTGCGCGACACCGGTACGCGCTGGGAACTCGATCTCGACGGCATCCGGGCGGCTTTCGACGACGGCGCCACCGCCATCCTGCTCTGCAACCCGCACAACCCGACCGGAACGGTGCACGATCGCGACGCCCTGGCAGCCCTCGCGGATCTCGCCGCCGAGTTCGGTGCGGCGGTGGTCTCCGACGAGATCCACGCACCGCTCGCGCAGCCCGGCACGGGATTCACTCCGTTCCTCGCCGTGAACGATGCCGCCCGCCGGGTCGGCTATGCCGTGGTCAGTGCGAGCAAGGCGTTCAATCTCGCCGGCCTCAAGTGCGCGCTCATGGTGGCAGCCGATGAGACGACGTACGCCGTGCTGCGCGACCTGCCCATCGAGGTGGTCTGGCGCACGGGACAGTTCGGTCTGATCGCTGCCGTCGCCGCATTCTCGGAAGAGAGCGACCCCTGGCTCGACGGTCTGCTCCGCACGCTCGACCAGAACCGCATCCTTCTCGAGGATCTCCTCGTGCGGCATCTTCCGGGGGCGCGTTACCGCCTGCCGGATGCCGGATACCTCGCCTGGATCGACCTGCGACCCCTGGGGTGGGGCGACAATCCCTCGCGACGCATCCTGCGCGAGGCCAAGGTCGCCCTCCACAACGGTTCGGCGTTCGGCGACGAGGGCACGGGGTTCGCGCGCCTGAACTTCGGCACGAGTCCCGAGATCCTCACCGAGGCCATCGAGCGCATCGCGGCGCTCGTCGGGCGATGA
- a CDS encoding heme o synthase has protein sequence MSDQTVGKRSIGRTVKAYVALTKPRVLELLLVSTVPVMFLAYGGMPDLWLVLATVIGGAMSAGSAAAFNMYLDRDIDAHMHRTENRPLVTGEVTPRGALVFSWTLAVLSTVWLLVTTNWLAAALSAFAIFFYVVIYTMLLKRRTEQNIVWGGIAGCFPVLIGWAAVTGSLDWPALILFLLIFLWTPPHYWPLSMKYRDDYDDVDVPMLGVTRNASQVGLQVILYAWATLACSLLLVPIANMGLVYTVSALVFGGWFVYESHRLYNRAVRGTEARPMRVFHASITYLTLIFVAVAVDPLLPF, from the coding sequence ATGTCTGATCAGACCGTGGGGAAGCGGTCCATCGGTCGCACGGTGAAGGCGTACGTCGCCCTCACCAAGCCGCGCGTCCTCGAGCTGCTCCTCGTGTCGACCGTGCCGGTGATGTTCCTGGCGTACGGCGGCATGCCCGATCTGTGGCTGGTGCTGGCGACCGTGATCGGCGGCGCGATGAGCGCCGGCTCCGCCGCGGCGTTCAACATGTACCTCGACCGCGACATCGACGCGCACATGCACCGCACCGAGAACCGCCCGCTCGTGACGGGCGAGGTCACGCCGCGCGGCGCGCTGGTGTTCTCCTGGACCCTCGCGGTGCTCTCGACGGTCTGGCTGCTGGTCACCACGAACTGGCTCGCGGCCGCTCTCTCGGCCTTCGCGATCTTCTTCTACGTCGTGATCTACACGATGCTCCTCAAGCGCCGGACCGAGCAGAACATCGTCTGGGGCGGGATCGCCGGGTGCTTCCCGGTGCTGATCGGCTGGGCGGCCGTGACCGGATCGCTCGACTGGCCCGCGTTAATCCTGTTCCTGCTGATCTTCCTGTGGACGCCGCCGCACTACTGGCCGCTGTCGATGAAGTACCGTGATGACTACGACGACGTCGACGTGCCCATGCTCGGCGTGACGCGCAACGCCTCGCAGGTCGGACTCCAGGTCATCCTCTACGCCTGGGCGACGCTGGCCTGTTCTCTGTTGCTGGTGCCGATCGCGAACATGGGCCTCGTCTACACGGTGTCGGCCCTGGTCTTCGGCGGATGGTTCGTCTACGAGTCGCACCGCCTGTACAACCGTGCGGTGCGGGGGACCGAGGCGCGGCCGATGCGAGTCTTCCACGCCTCGATCACCTACTTGACGTTGATCTTCGTCGCGGTCGCGGTCGACCCGCTGCTGCCCTTCTGA
- a CDS encoding COX15/CtaA family protein: MPDTATPARTTAAELDLRPAAFTSPWGRVLRVFAWLSFLTETIIIGTGGAVRLTGSGLGCSEWPLCTPESLVPILADQGIHGAIEFGNRLMTGVVGVIALVVVLLVLHLTDGSRSVFRALRYAAGGIVAAAAAFALVTLTGVPVPAFPVASAVLLLAVIAAAIHTTRRTSARRDLLVLAWVVFAGVMAQALVGGITVLTGLNPFIVGFHYTSSLLLVCVTAAFLVRLYAAPGPRERAVPTWFMILSHVTGLALAVTILFGVLTTGSGPHSGDQDVLRHGFDATVLAHVHSWPGYILAALVLALTIAAWALRLPPRKWLVVLVLAIAIQVGVGVWQARAGLPPLLVGIHMVLASLSAATYTVVVLKLKRPVADEVRTPSAG, translated from the coding sequence ATGCCCGACACCGCCACGCCCGCCCGCACCACCGCCGCGGAGCTCGATCTGCGACCCGCAGCATTCACTTCGCCGTGGGGACGCGTCCTCCGCGTGTTCGCGTGGCTGTCGTTCCTCACCGAGACGATCATCATCGGGACGGGTGGGGCCGTGCGCCTGACGGGCTCCGGACTCGGATGCTCGGAGTGGCCGCTCTGCACACCGGAGTCCCTCGTGCCGATTTTGGCGGACCAGGGCATCCACGGCGCGATCGAGTTCGGCAACCGGCTGATGACCGGCGTCGTGGGCGTCATCGCGCTGGTGGTCGTGCTGCTCGTGCTGCACCTGACCGACGGATCGCGCTCGGTCTTCCGCGCGCTCCGCTATGCGGCGGGCGGCATCGTGGCGGCCGCGGCCGCGTTCGCTCTCGTCACCCTCACCGGCGTTCCGGTGCCCGCGTTCCCCGTGGCATCCGCAGTCCTGCTCCTCGCGGTGATCGCCGCCGCGATCCACACGACGCGTCGCACCTCGGCGCGCCGCGATCTCCTCGTCCTGGCCTGGGTCGTGTTCGCCGGCGTCATGGCGCAGGCGCTCGTCGGCGGCATCACGGTGCTCACCGGCCTGAACCCGTTCATCGTCGGATTCCACTACACGTCGTCCCTGCTCCTGGTGTGCGTCACGGCCGCATTCCTGGTGCGCCTGTACGCGGCTCCGGGACCGCGCGAGCGCGCGGTGCCGACCTGGTTCATGATCCTCAGCCACGTCACCGGGCTGGCTCTCGCGGTCACCATCCTGTTCGGCGTACTGACGACCGGATCCGGCCCGCACTCCGGCGACCAGGATGTGCTGCGGCACGGATTCGACGCGACCGTGCTCGCGCACGTGCACTCCTGGCCCGGGTACATCCTCGCCGCTCTGGTGCTCGCCCTGACGATCGCCGCCTGGGCGCTGCGCCTCCCGCCGCGGAAGTGGCTCGTCGTCCTGGTCCTGGCCATCGCGATCCAGGTCGGCGTCGGGGTCTGGCAGGCGCGCGCGGGACTCCCGCCTCTGCTGGTCGGCATCCACATGGTGCTCGCCTCGCTCTCGGCAGCGACCTACACCGTCGTCGTGCTGAAGCTGAAGCGCCCGGTCGCCGACGAGGTCAGGACCCCCTCCGCCGGCTGA
- a CDS encoding non-heme iron oxygenase ferredoxin subunit: MSAQRVCGVAELEQDMPIRVEPDGVPITVIKDGEGVIHAIGDTCTHGDISLSEGFVEGDTVECWAHGSAFSLLTGKPQNLPAYEPVPVYVVEIDGDDVLIDPTVTKEI; the protein is encoded by the coding sequence ATGAGCGCTCAGCGCGTCTGCGGTGTCGCGGAGCTCGAGCAGGACATGCCGATCCGCGTCGAGCCCGATGGCGTCCCGATCACCGTGATCAAGGACGGCGAGGGCGTGATCCACGCGATCGGCGACACCTGCACCCACGGCGACATCTCGCTCTCCGAGGGCTTCGTCGAAGGTGACACGGTCGAGTGCTGGGCCCACGGCTCGGCATTCTCCCTGCTCACCGGCAAGCCCCAGAACCTCCCTGCTTACGAGCCCGTCCCCGTCTACGTCGTCGAGATCGACGGCGACGACGTGCTCATCGACCCGACTGTGACGAAGGAAATCTGA
- a CDS encoding metal-sulfur cluster assembly factor: protein MTATATLTDEKYDEVTEALKDVMDPELGINVVDLGLIYDLAWDDENDALVIHMTLTSAGCPLTDVLEEQTAQALDKVVDRFRINWVWMPPWGPERITDDGRDMMRALGFAI, encoded by the coding sequence ATGACCGCGACCGCGACGCTGACCGACGAGAAGTACGACGAGGTCACCGAGGCTCTGAAGGACGTCATGGATCCCGAGCTCGGGATCAACGTCGTCGACCTCGGACTCATCTACGACCTGGCGTGGGATGACGAGAACGACGCTCTCGTCATCCACATGACGCTGACGAGCGCCGGATGCCCGCTGACGGACGTGCTCGAGGAGCAGACCGCGCAGGCCCTGGACAAGGTCGTCGACCGCTTCCGCATCAACTGGGTATGGATGCCGCCGTGGGGTCCCGAGCGGATCACCGACGACGGCCGCGACATGATGCGAGCACTCGGCTTCGCCATCTGA
- the tkt gene encoding transketolase gives MSELQWDEIDRRAVDTARLLAADAVEKVGNGHPGTAMSLAPAAYLLYQRVLRHDPTDTDWLGRDRFILSVGHSSLTQYVQLYLGGFGLELDDLKALRTWGSLTPGHPEYGHTKGVEITTGPLGQGLASAVGFAYAARYERGLFDPEAAAGTSPFDHFVYVIAGDGDLQEGVTSEASSLAGHQQLGNLIAIYDSNQISIEDDTNVAFTEDVAKRYEAYGWQVQTVDWKKTGEYVEDVAELNAAIDAAKGETSKPSLIILKTIIGWPSPGKQNSGKIHGSALGADELAATKKVLGFDAEETFVVADDVIAHTRGLADRAAGIRAEWQESFDAWAAANPERKQLLDRLEAGELPADIQNALPVFEAGKDVSTRAASGQVINALAAELPELWGGSADLAESNLTTIKGAPSFIPAEWSTHEWSGSPYGRVLHFGIREHAMGAIVNGIVLHGKTRAFGGTFLIFSDYMRPAVRLAALMNVPSVFVWTHDSVALGEDGPTHQPIEQLATLRAIPNLAVVRPADANETSAAWLEILRRQAGPAGIALTRQNIPVFERGEGDAEGEVFASADRTARGAYVLAEAANGTPDVIIVATGSEVQLAVEARAALASEGIGVRVVSAPSLEWFDEQDEAYRESVLPAAVTARVSVEAGSVLTWRGIVGDRGRSVGIDHFGASADYKTLFQKFGITTEAVIAAARETIAAHSTKENA, from the coding sequence GTGTCGGAATTGCAGTGGGATGAGATCGATCGGCGCGCGGTGGACACCGCTCGCCTCCTGGCGGCGGACGCCGTGGAGAAGGTCGGAAACGGGCATCCCGGCACGGCCATGAGCCTCGCTCCTGCCGCCTACCTCCTCTACCAGCGCGTGCTGCGGCACGACCCGACCGACACCGACTGGCTCGGTCGCGACCGCTTCATCCTCTCGGTCGGACACTCCTCGCTCACGCAGTACGTGCAGCTCTACCTCGGCGGCTTCGGCCTCGAGCTCGACGACCTGAAGGCGCTCCGCACCTGGGGCTCGCTCACGCCGGGACACCCCGAGTACGGTCACACCAAGGGCGTCGAGATCACCACCGGTCCCCTGGGCCAGGGCCTCGCGTCGGCCGTGGGCTTCGCCTACGCCGCCCGCTACGAGCGCGGCCTGTTCGACCCCGAGGCGGCAGCGGGCACCAGCCCGTTCGACCACTTCGTCTACGTCATCGCCGGTGACGGCGACCTGCAGGAAGGCGTGACGAGCGAGGCGTCCTCGCTCGCGGGCCACCAGCAGCTCGGCAACCTCATCGCCATCTACGACTCGAACCAGATCTCCATCGAGGACGACACCAACGTCGCCTTCACGGAAGACGTCGCGAAGCGCTACGAGGCTTACGGCTGGCAGGTGCAGACGGTCGACTGGAAGAAGACCGGCGAGTACGTCGAGGACGTCGCCGAGCTGAACGCGGCCATCGACGCCGCGAAGGGCGAGACCTCCAAGCCCTCGCTCATCATCCTCAAGACGATCATCGGCTGGCCGTCGCCCGGCAAGCAGAACTCCGGCAAGATCCACGGTTCGGCGCTCGGCGCCGACGAGCTCGCCGCCACCAAGAAGGTCCTCGGCTTCGACGCCGAGGAGACGTTCGTCGTCGCCGACGACGTCATCGCCCACACCCGCGGTCTCGCCGACCGCGCCGCCGGCATCCGTGCCGAGTGGCAGGAGTCCTTCGACGCCTGGGCCGCGGCGAACCCCGAGCGCAAGCAGCTCCTCGACCGTCTCGAGGCGGGCGAACTGCCCGCCGACATCCAGAACGCCCTGCCGGTCTTCGAGGCCGGCAAGGACGTCTCGACCCGTGCGGCCTCCGGCCAGGTCATCAACGCGCTCGCCGCCGAGCTCCCCGAGCTCTGGGGCGGATCGGCCGACCTCGCCGAGTCGAACCTCACGACGATCAAGGGCGCCCCGTCGTTCATCCCGGCCGAGTGGTCCACCCACGAGTGGTCGGGCAGCCCGTACGGCCGCGTGCTGCACTTCGGCATCCGCGAGCACGCCATGGGCGCGATCGTCAACGGCATCGTGCTGCACGGGAAGACGCGCGCCTTCGGCGGTACGTTCCTCATCTTCAGCGACTACATGCGCCCCGCCGTGCGTCTGGCCGCGCTCATGAACGTGCCCAGCGTCTTCGTCTGGACCCACGACTCCGTCGCGCTCGGCGAGGACGGACCCACGCACCAGCCGATCGAGCAGCTCGCGACCCTGCGCGCCATCCCGAACCTCGCGGTGGTGCGCCCCGCCGACGCGAACGAGACCTCGGCCGCCTGGCTCGAGATCCTGCGTCGCCAGGCGGGTCCGGCCGGCATCGCCCTCACCCGTCAGAACATCCCGGTGTTCGAGCGCGGCGAGGGTGACGCGGAAGGCGAGGTCTTCGCCTCGGCCGACCGCACCGCCCGCGGTGCCTACGTGCTGGCGGAAGCCGCGAACGGCACGCCCGACGTCATCATCGTCGCCACCGGATCCGAGGTGCAGCTCGCCGTCGAGGCCCGCGCCGCACTCGCCTCCGAGGGAATCGGCGTGCGCGTCGTGTCGGCCCCCTCGCTCGAGTGGTTCGACGAGCAGGACGAGGCCTACCGCGAGAGCGTGCTCCCCGCCGCCGTCACCGCGCGCGTGTCGGTCGAGGCCGGCTCCGTGCTCACGTGGCGCGGCATCGTCGGCGACCGCGGACGCTCGGTCGGCATCGACCACTTCGGCGCATCCGCCGACTACAAGACCCTGTTCCAGAAGTTCGGTATCACCACGGAGGCCGTGATCGCGGCCGCTCGCGAGACCATCGCCGCACACAGCACCAAGGAGAACGCATGA
- the sufB gene encoding Fe-S cluster assembly protein SufB, with amino-acid sequence MSDVLIDRPELDGLGVYEFGWHDADAAGAVAKRGISEEVVRGISALKSEPEWMLKTRLKGYQLFGRKPMPTWGADLSDIDFDNIKYFVRSTEKQAQSWEDLPAEIRETYERLGIPEAERQRLVAGVAAQYESEVVYHQIREDLEQQGVIFMDTDTALREHPEFFEEYFGSVIPAGDNKFAALNTAVWSGGSFVYVPKGVHVEIPLQAYFRINTENMGQFERTLIIADEDSYVHYIEGCTAPIYKSDSLHSAVVEIIVKKNARVRYTTIQNWSNNVYNLVTKRAVAHEGATMEWVDGNIGSKVTMKYPSIYLMGEHAKGETLSVAFAGPGQHQDAGAKMIHMAPYTQSSIVSKSIARGGGRAGYRGEVRVDANAHHSANTVRCDALLVDTKSRSDTYPAIDIRVDDVQLGHEATVSKVSEEQLFYLQSRGMPEDEAMAMIVRGFIEPIARELPMEYAMELNKLIEMGMEGSVG; translated from the coding sequence ATGTCGGATGTGCTGATCGACCGCCCGGAGCTCGATGGCCTGGGGGTGTACGAGTTCGGCTGGCACGACGCTGACGCCGCCGGCGCCGTCGCGAAACGCGGGATCTCCGAAGAGGTCGTCCGCGGTATCTCGGCGCTCAAGAGCGAACCCGAATGGATGCTGAAGACCCGGCTCAAGGGCTATCAGCTGTTCGGCCGCAAGCCGATGCCGACCTGGGGCGCCGACCTCAGCGACATCGACTTCGACAACATCAAGTACTTCGTGCGCTCGACCGAGAAGCAGGCGCAGTCGTGGGAGGACCTCCCCGCCGAGATCCGCGAGACCTACGAGCGCCTCGGCATCCCGGAGGCCGAGCGCCAGCGTCTCGTCGCCGGCGTCGCCGCGCAGTACGAGTCCGAGGTCGTCTACCACCAGATCCGCGAGGACCTGGAGCAGCAGGGCGTCATCTTCATGGACACCGACACCGCTCTCCGCGAGCACCCCGAGTTCTTCGAGGAGTACTTCGGCTCGGTCATCCCCGCCGGCGACAACAAGTTCGCCGCCCTCAACACGGCCGTCTGGTCGGGCGGCTCCTTCGTCTACGTCCCCAAGGGCGTGCACGTCGAGATCCCGCTCCAGGCGTACTTCCGCATCAACACCGAGAACATGGGGCAGTTCGAGCGCACCCTGATCATCGCGGACGAGGACAGCTACGTGCACTACATCGAGGGCTGCACGGCCCCGATCTACAAGTCCGACTCCCTGCACTCGGCCGTCGTCGAGATCATCGTGAAGAAGAACGCCCGCGTTCGGTACACGACGATCCAGAACTGGTCGAACAACGTCTACAACCTCGTCACCAAGCGCGCGGTCGCGCACGAGGGGGCGACGATGGAGTGGGTCGACGGCAACATCGGCTCGAAGGTGACGATGAAGTACCCGTCGATCTACCTCATGGGCGAGCACGCCAAGGGCGAGACGCTCTCGGTCGCCTTCGCCGGCCCCGGCCAGCACCAGGATGCCGGCGCGAAGATGATCCACATGGCTCCGTACACGCAGTCGTCGATCGTCTCGAAGTCGATCGCCCGTGGCGGCGGTCGTGCGGGATATCGCGGCGAGGTCCGCGTCGATGCGAACGCCCACCACTCGGCGAACACCGTGCGATGCGACGCGCTGCTCGTCGACACCAAGTCGCGCTCCGACACCTACCCGGCGATCGACATCCGCGTCGACGACGTGCAGCTCGGTCACGAGGCCACCGTCTCCAAGGTCAGCGAGGAGCAGCTCTTCTACCTGCAGTCGCGCGGCATGCCGGAGGACGAGGCCATGGCGATGATCGTGCGCGGCTTCATCGAGCCGATCGCGCGCGAGCTGCCGATGGAGTACGCGATGGAGTTGAACAAGCTCATCGAGATGGGCATGGAAGGATCGGTCGGCTGA
- the sufC gene encoding Fe-S cluster assembly ATPase SufC, producing the protein MSVLEIRDLHVTVETEAGATPILNGITLTMNTGETHAIMGPNGSGKSTLAYTIAGHPKYTVTGGSITFDGEDVLEMSVDERARAGLFLAMQYPVEIPGVTVTNFLRTAKTALDGEAPAIRAWTKDVKAAMANLRMDPKFAQRNVNEGFSGGEKKRHEILQLEVLQPKFAILDETDSGLDVDALKIVSEGVNRAKEATGLGVLLITHYTRILRYIRPDFVHVVVAGKIVEEGGPELADRLEDEGYDRFLDPAAPIEA; encoded by the coding sequence ATGTCTGTTCTCGAGATCCGCGACCTCCACGTGACGGTCGAGACCGAGGCGGGGGCCACCCCGATCCTCAACGGAATCACCCTGACCATGAACACGGGTGAGACCCACGCCATCATGGGCCCCAACGGCTCGGGCAAGTCCACGCTGGCCTACACGATCGCCGGCCACCCCAAGTACACCGTCACCGGTGGTTCGATCACCTTCGACGGTGAGGACGTGCTCGAGATGAGCGTCGACGAGCGTGCACGCGCCGGTCTGTTCCTCGCGATGCAGTACCCCGTCGAGATCCCCGGCGTGACGGTCACCAACTTCCTGCGCACCGCCAAGACCGCGCTCGACGGCGAAGCCCCCGCGATCCGCGCGTGGACAAAGGACGTCAAGGCGGCCATGGCGAACCTGCGCATGGACCCGAAGTTCGCTCAGCGCAACGTCAACGAGGGGTTCTCCGGCGGCGAGAAGAAGCGTCACGAGATCCTCCAGCTCGAGGTCCTGCAGCCGAAGTTCGCGATCCTCGACGAGACCGACTCCGGCCTCGACGTCGACGCGCTGAAGATCGTCTCCGAGGGCGTCAACCGCGCCAAGGAGGCCACCGGCCTCGGCGTGCTCCTCATCACGCACTACACGCGCATCCTCCGCTACATCCGCCCCGACTTCGTGCACGTGGTCGTCGCCGGCAAGATCGTGGAAGAGGGCGGCCCCGAGCTCGCCGACCGGCTGGAAGACGAGGGATACGACCGTTTCCTCGACCCCGCCGCTCCCATCGAGGCGTAG
- a CDS encoding MFS transporter, whose product MTAPSPVASIWDRSRIWVTTGAIALIFLAAIEALAVTTVMPIVSEALDGGALYAVAFSGTLATGVIGMVAAGAWSDARGPRGALYVAVTLFLVGLLISGFAVTMHQFLVGRLVQGLGAGGQTVALYVVVARLYPPHLHGRIFAAFAAAWVVPSMIGPFLAGAVAEHIDWRWTFLGVAVLTGIAFTVIAVRLSGVDLGHGEPQDRRTIAARLLLAVVVAVLAVVIGFTADMVPQVRWPVAIGALAVIGIAILPLLPRGALRAGRGLPSVVLMRGIVAGAFFAAEAYIPYLLMERFEFTATWAGIALMFAALAWAGASALQGKYGERLGNHRITMISLSLLLVALLCVLLAALFGISPLVVVIGWGLAGGGMGLLYPRLTVLTLAYSDESNQGFNSSALSISDSTGSAVTIAFAGLAVATLGGGASTFWVVFVFCLALVGAAAIPGLRLGHAAERS is encoded by the coding sequence ATGACGGCCCCGTCGCCCGTCGCGTCGATCTGGGACCGGAGCCGCATCTGGGTCACGACCGGCGCGATCGCGCTGATCTTCCTCGCCGCGATCGAGGCCCTTGCGGTGACGACGGTGATGCCGATCGTCAGCGAGGCCCTCGACGGCGGAGCGCTGTATGCGGTCGCCTTCTCGGGTACCCTCGCGACCGGTGTCATCGGCATGGTCGCCGCGGGCGCCTGGTCGGACGCCCGCGGGCCGCGGGGTGCGCTCTACGTCGCGGTCACGCTGTTCCTGGTGGGACTCCTGATCTCGGGCTTCGCCGTCACGATGCACCAGTTCCTCGTCGGGCGACTCGTGCAGGGGCTGGGCGCCGGTGGCCAGACCGTCGCGCTCTACGTCGTCGTCGCGCGGCTGTATCCGCCGCACCTGCACGGGCGGATCTTCGCGGCGTTCGCCGCGGCCTGGGTCGTGCCGTCGATGATCGGCCCCTTCCTCGCCGGAGCGGTGGCCGAGCACATCGATTGGCGTTGGACGTTCCTCGGGGTCGCCGTGCTCACCGGTATCGCGTTCACGGTGATCGCGGTGCGCCTGAGCGGAGTCGATCTCGGCCACGGTGAGCCGCAGGACCGGCGGACGATCGCGGCCCGACTGCTGCTCGCGGTCGTCGTCGCCGTTCTCGCCGTCGTGATCGGCTTCACCGCCGACATGGTGCCGCAGGTGCGCTGGCCGGTCGCGATCGGCGCGCTGGCGGTCATCGGCATCGCCATCCTCCCGCTGCTGCCCCGAGGTGCGCTCCGGGCCGGACGGGGGCTGCCGAGCGTCGTGCTCATGCGCGGCATCGTCGCCGGTGCCTTCTTCGCCGCGGAGGCGTACATCCCGTACCTGCTCATGGAGCGCTTCGAATTCACGGCGACCTGGGCCGGCATCGCCCTCATGTTCGCCGCGCTCGCGTGGGCCGGGGCATCCGCGCTGCAGGGGAAGTACGGCGAACGGCTCGGAAACCACCGCATCACCATGATCAGCCTCTCGCTGCTGCTGGTGGCCCTGCTGTGCGTGCTCCTCGCCGCCCTGTTCGGGATCTCGCCGCTCGTGGTCGTGATCGGATGGGGCCTCGCCGGCGGCGGAATGGGCCTGCTGTACCCACGGCTGACCGTGCTCACGCTCGCGTACTCCGATGAGAGCAACCAGGGGTTCAACTCCTCGGCACTCTCGATCTCGGACTCGACGGGCTCGGCGGTCACGATCGCCTTCGCCGGTCTCGCCGTCGCGACGCTCGGAGGCGGAGCGAGCACGTTCTGGGTCGTGTTCGTGTTCTGCCTCGCGCTCGTCGGGGCAGCGGCGATCCCGGGTCTCAGGCTCGGGCACGCGGCCGAACGCTCCTGA